A DNA window from Bacteroides cellulosilyticus contains the following coding sequences:
- a CDS encoding TolC family protein — MDRQLFLASKKIMLTVFLLLAIGHIQAQETTETLTLTLDKALEIALSDNPTIKVAEEEIALKKVANKETWQSLLPEASIGGTWNHTITAAQMNLGGQSFKMGQDDSNTVSGTLNISLPLFAPSVYKAMSMTKTDIELAVEKSRASKQDLVNQVTKAYYQLMLAQDSYEVLQKSYKLAEDNYNVVNAKYQQGAVSEFDKISAEVQMRSVKPNVISAGNAVTLSKLQLKVLMGITEDFDLKIADNLANYETDLFANQLNELNEGLVNNTTMKQFDLNMKMLNQSLKSLKTNFMPTLGMNYSYQYQSLYNNNWNVFDYNWGGSSALVFTLNIPLYKASNFTKLKTARIQINQLKENRTDTERKLNMQITSYQNNMAASSEQVVSNKENVMQAQKAVEIAGKRYEVGKGTVLELNSSQVSLTQAELTYNQSIYDYLVSKADLDQVLGRDYSIK, encoded by the coding sequence ATGGACAGACAACTATTTTTGGCAAGCAAGAAAATTATGTTGACTGTGTTCCTTTTATTGGCTATAGGCCATATACAGGCACAGGAGACGACAGAAACCCTAACCTTGACCCTCGACAAAGCACTGGAAATCGCACTTAGTGATAATCCTACGATAAAGGTTGCCGAAGAGGAAATAGCCCTGAAAAAAGTGGCTAACAAGGAGACCTGGCAGAGTTTGTTGCCGGAAGCCAGTATTGGTGGAACATGGAACCATACAATTACGGCGGCTCAAATGAATCTCGGCGGTCAGTCTTTCAAAATGGGTCAAGACGATTCGAATACAGTAAGCGGAACCTTGAATATCAGCTTACCGTTATTTGCCCCTTCAGTCTACAAAGCAATGTCTATGACGAAAACCGACATAGAATTGGCAGTAGAAAAATCACGTGCTTCTAAGCAGGATCTGGTGAATCAGGTTACGAAAGCGTATTACCAGTTGATGTTGGCACAAGACTCTTATGAAGTTTTGCAGAAGAGTTATAAATTGGCGGAAGACAATTATAACGTGGTCAATGCAAAATACCAGCAGGGAGCTGTCAGCGAATTCGATAAGATTAGCGCTGAAGTACAGATGCGTAGTGTGAAGCCGAATGTGATTTCAGCGGGAAATGCCGTTACTTTATCCAAACTTCAGCTGAAAGTGCTAATGGGGATAACGGAAGATTTTGATCTTAAGATTGCCGATAATCTGGCTAATTATGAGACTGATTTGTTTGCTAACCAGTTGAATGAACTGAATGAAGGTTTGGTGAACAATACCACAATGAAGCAATTCGACCTGAACATGAAGATGCTCAATCAGAGTCTGAAGTCCCTGAAGACAAACTTCATGCCGACACTGGGAATGAACTATTCTTATCAATACCAGTCATTGTATAATAATAACTGGAATGTATTCGACTATAATTGGGGCGGAAGTTCAGCTTTGGTGTTTACTCTGAATATTCCTCTTTATAAAGCCAGTAACTTTACGAAACTGAAGACCGCACGAATTCAGATTAATCAGTTAAAGGAAAACCGCACGGATACGGAGCGTAAACTGAACATGCAGATTACCAGCTACCAGAATAATATGGCAGCAAGTTCCGAGCAGGTGGTAAGTAATAAAGAGAACGTAATGCAGGCTCAGAAGGCTGTGGAAATAGCCGGTAAACGCTACGAAGTAGGTAAAGGTACAGTGTTGGAACTGAACAGTTCACAAGTATCATTAACCCAGGCTGAACTGACGTATAACCAATCTATTTACGACTATCTGGTATCTAAGGCTGACCTTGACCAGGTTTTGGGTCGCGACTATTCAATTAAATAA
- a CDS encoding efflux RND transporter periplasmic adaptor subunit — protein MKKSVQLIALVAVALLSSCGGGEKDKAATEKVDEKPRVKLAAVMARPVDQIQEYTATVQAEVKNNIAPSSPVRIDQIFVEVGDRVSKGQKLVQMDAANLKQAKFRLDNQEIEFKRTDELYKVGGTSKSEWDAAKMALDVQKTTYKNLLENTALLSPINGVVTARNYDNGDMYSGGDPVLVVEQITPVKLMINVSEGYFAKVKKGSPVAVKVDVYGDEEFEGTINLVYPTIDSNTRTFPVEVRLTNRDQKVRPGMFARVTLNFGTQEHVVVPDLAIVKRAGSGDRYVYVYKDGKVSYNKVELGRRMDTEYELISGVDNNSQVVVAGQSKLADGVEVEVEK, from the coding sequence ATGAAAAAAAGTGTTCAATTGATCGCCCTGGTGGCCGTTGCTCTGCTGAGCTCATGCGGCGGCGGAGAGAAAGACAAGGCTGCAACTGAAAAGGTAGATGAAAAACCGAGAGTAAAACTGGCTGCTGTAATGGCACGTCCTGTAGACCAGATCCAGGAATATACCGCTACTGTCCAGGCAGAAGTGAAAAATAATATCGCTCCTTCTTCCCCGGTGCGTATCGATCAGATATTTGTGGAAGTGGGTGACCGTGTATCTAAAGGTCAGAAATTGGTGCAGATGGATGCTGCCAACCTGAAACAAGCTAAGTTCCGTTTGGACAATCAGGAAATAGAGTTCAAGCGTACCGACGAATTATATAAGGTGGGCGGTACTTCCAAATCAGAATGGGATGCAGCCAAAATGGCATTGGACGTACAGAAGACAACGTATAAGAATCTGTTGGAAAATACTGCGTTGCTCAGCCCCATCAATGGTGTGGTGACGGCTCGTAATTACGATAACGGCGATATGTACAGTGGAGGTGATCCGGTGTTGGTAGTAGAGCAAATCACTCCGGTGAAACTGATGATCAACGTTTCCGAAGGCTACTTTGCGAAAGTAAAGAAGGGCTCTCCCGTAGCTGTTAAGGTAGACGTGTATGGTGATGAAGAGTTTGAAGGAACGATAAATCTGGTTTATCCGACCATTGATTCGAATACCCGTACTTTCCCTGTTGAAGTGCGTTTAACTAACCGTGACCAGAAAGTCCGTCCGGGTATGTTTGCACGTGTAACACTGAACTTCGGAACACAGGAGCACGTAGTTGTGCCCGATTTGGCTATTGTGAAACGTGCCGGTTCCGGCGACCGCTATGTATATGTATATAAGGACGGAAAAGTTTCTTATAACAAAGTTGAACTGGGACGTCGTATGGATACGGAATATGAGTTGATTTCCGGTGTGGATAACAATTCACAGGTGGTCGTTGCAGGACAGTCCAAGTTGGCTGATGGCGTAGAAGTAGAGGTAGAGAAATAA